AAAGTTCAGTAATTTCTGTTTTATACTGCCGGCGCTGGTTTTATTTTTGGTGTTCAGTCTTTACCCAATATTAAGAACTTTCCAATTGAGCGTTTTTGAATGGAACGGAATAGACAAGGACATGCTTTTTGTAGGGTTAAAACAATATAAACATATATTGTTTAACAATCCGGCTTTTTGGAAATCAATGTGGAACGCGGCATATGTTACCATATTGTCGCTCACTCTTCAAAACGGGCTTGCTTTGCTTCTTGCATTGCTTGTCAGCAGAAATATAAGAGGTGAAAACATATACAGAACGATATTTTTTCTGCCTCCGGTATTATCGGGCGTGGTTGTAGGCTTGATATGGAAATTCGTATTTGACGGAAATTTCGGCATATTAAATCATTTTCTGGCAAATATAAGTTTTACACAGTTTCAGGATTTTGCATGGCTTTCGGAAATAAAAACAGCTCTTTCCTCTGTAGCAGTAGTGCATATGTGGAAAGGTTTCGGGTACGGATTTATTATTTTGCTTGCCGGTTTACAGACAATTCCCACAGAATTATACGAAGCGGCCGAAGTTGATGGCGCTGACGCTTGGCAGCAGTTTAAAAATATCACAGTTCCTCTTTTAATCCCTATTTTTACAATTGTATCGATACTTACAATATTGGGTTCAATGCAGATATTCGATTTAATTTATTCAATGACAAGGGGAGGTCCTGCTGGACATACTCATGTGCCTATCACAAAAATTTATGAGTATATGAGCAACGGCGAATTCGGGTATTCTACTGCAATGGCCGTCATATTCGGCGGAGTACTTCTGGTTGTGTCGTTTGTGCAGATTTATGCCTCTAAAAAATTAAATTATAACAATAAATAAAGGAATAGCGGATGAATATGTACAAAACAAAAAAAACGATTGTTGATTCCATAACTCATATAATTTTAATAGCAGTGGCAGTTACATGTATTTTTCCAGTATTCTGGATGCTTTCCTCTTCGCTTAAAACCCAAGATCAAATATTTTCGAAAATGACGCTTTTGCCTGAAACTTGGAACTGGTCAAATTACGTTACCGCTTTTATAAAAGCAGATTTTGGACAGTATTTTTTAAACAGCGTTTTTTATACTGTCGTAGGCGTATTTTTTGTCGTTCTCATATCATCTTTAGCGGCTTATGCTTTTGCGCGGCTGGAATTTTTTGGCAAAAACGTGCTTTTTTATATGCTTATAGCAACTCTTTTAATACCGATTCCAGGTGTTTTTGTACCTTTATATCTATTATTAAAAAGTTTAGGACTTCTTGATTCAAGACTTGGTTTGCTTTTATGTTATATCAGCAATGGGCTGGCATTTGCAATATTTTTGATAAAAGGATTCTTTGACGATTTGCCAAAAGAAATAGAGGAAGCCGCTTTAATTGATGGTTGTTCGCGTTTCGGAATATATTGGAGAATAGCGCTTCCTTTAGCTAAACCGGCTCTTGCCACTATAGTCATTATGAATTCACTTACTATATGGAATGAATTTCTTTTGGCTTTGGTCGTACTACAGGATAAAGCAAAAATGCCCATACAAAGAGGTTTAATGGTTTTTCAAGGAACATTTATTACAGATTACCCTCTTCTTATGGCGGGGCTTACGATAGCGACAATACCTATAGTTATAGTATATTTACTCATGCAAAAACATATAGTTAAAGGAATAGCCGCCGGCGCTTTAAAAGGCTGATTGAAAGTAACGATAGTGCTGTCATTAGCTCTGCCAGTGTCGATATGCTGAACTTCTGAGTTGCTGCGAATGAGGCCTGTAAAATGTCTGTAAAAGTTTTAGTTTTTGATTTAGGAAAAGTCATTTTTGACTATGACTTATTCAAATTTGTTTCAGCCTTTTCGAAAAAGGCTTCAAAAAAAGGCGAAGATATAAAAAAATTTATTTTTGAATATGGCGATTTAGCCATATCGCTTGAAAACGGAAAAATAAATTCACTACAGTTTTATGAACGTCTTGCCGAAACAACCCATTATGTCGGCAGTTACAATGAATTTTCAGTAATCTGGAACGATATTTTTACTCCAATACCGGGCACAATTGAAATACTTGCCAAAATTGCAAAAAAATATAAACTTGCGATATTATCCAATACCAATGAGCTTCATTTTAAATATCTTAAATCAATGTATCCACAGATTTTTCTTTTATTTTCAGATTTTCATTTGTCTTATCGTATGAACGCCAGAAAACCCGATGACAAAATTTATGAAGAAGTTATAAAATATTACGGGATCACTGCGCAGCAGCTGTTTTTTACAGATGATTTGCTTATAAATATAGAAGCTGCAAAAAAATGCGGCATAAGAGCTTATCAATTTATTACACCTGCAAATCTTACTGCGGATTTAAAAAGGGAAAATATAGAAATATGATAGATTTTGGCATGAGAACATCAAAACAAAAAGAACTTAAATCAAAATTTGCAAAGCTTGGCATAAATGAAAGCGACATTGAGGAAAAGTTTATAAGATCTTCAGGAAAAGGCGGACAAAATGTAAATAAAGTGGCAACGGCCGTTTTTCTAAAACATATTCCTACCGGTGTTGAAGTTAAATATCACAGGGAAAGAACTCAGCTTTTAAACAGATTCTTGGCAAGAAGGCTGCTTGCCGAAAAAGTTGAAGAACTTATTCTTGGAATAAAATCGGCAAAACAAAAAGAAATAGAAAAAATAAAACGGCAGAAACGCAGACGTTCCAAAAGGGCAAAAGAGAAAATTCTTAAAGAAAAAAATCTCATAGCGCTTAAAAAGCAAAGCAGGGAAAAGGTAAGCTTTGTATGAAAGCAGCAATCGTCCATAATAAATACCACAACTGGAAATATTATAAACGTTTACCGGCGATAAATGGATACGAAGAAATTTAAACCTCATTATTTCGGTCACAGAAGCCGTATGAAAGATAAGTTTCTGGCTTCGGGTTTTGATAATTTTGCCGATTATGAAATTCTCGAATTTGCGCTGTTTTTTGCAATTGAAAGAATAGACACAAAACCTTTGGCAAAAGAGCTTATAAACAAATTCGGCAGCTTAAAACAGGTTTTGGATGCGAATATTGACGCTCTGATTTCCGTTCCAGGACTTTCAAAACATGGCGCAATATTTTTAGATTTTTTAAAAGAGATGTCCGCATATTATTCCTACCTTGAAGTCAAATCACCAAAATCTTTAAGCTCGCCGGATTTGGTCGTAGATTATCTTATAACGGTATTGAGCAGCGAAAAGATAGAAAAATTTTATATGGTTATGCTTGATTCTGGCAACAAAGTCATTGAATGTAAAGAAATAGAAAGAGGAACGGTAAATAAATCCATTATCATGCCGAGAAAAATCGCAGAAGAGGCTTTAAACAACAAAGCTTCTGCTGTAATAATAGCACACAATCATCCCGGCGGAACTTTAAAGCCAAGTCAAAATGATATTGACGCTACTGCTGCAATAAAATCTGCCCTATGCACTTTGGATATTTCTATATTGGATCATATTATTATTTCTGGGAATAAATATTTTAGTTTTAAAGAATATAATTTATTATAATTTGTATATCTTACTTTAATATTTAAATATGGCAACTGCAATCGAGCAGCCGAGAAAAGATTTGTGTCTTCATTGTTGTTGGTCAGGTTGTTTAAACTTATGTAACAAAGGAGGAGAATAAAATGACTGTAAAACATGTTGAGGGCGTAAACAAGAAAAATGACGTATTTCTTTATGCTTTAAGCACGT
This region of Candidatus Endomicrobium procryptotermitis genomic DNA includes:
- a CDS encoding sugar ABC transporter permease, which codes for MKITPKEKFSNFCFILPALVLFLVFSLYPILRTFQLSVFEWNGIDKDMLFVGLKQYKHILFNNPAFWKSMWNAAYVTILSLTLQNGLALLLALLVSRNIRGENIYRTIFFLPPVLSGVVVGLIWKFVFDGNFGILNHFLANISFTQFQDFAWLSEIKTALSSVAVVHMWKGFGYGFIILLAGLQTIPTELYEAAEVDGADAWQQFKNITVPLLIPIFTIVSILTILGSMQIFDLIYSMTRGGPAGHTHVPITKIYEYMSNGEFGYSTAMAVIFGGVLLVVSFVQIYASKKLNYNNK
- a CDS encoding carbohydrate ABC transporter permease, with protein sequence MNMYKTKKTIVDSITHIILIAVAVTCIFPVFWMLSSSLKTQDQIFSKMTLLPETWNWSNYVTAFIKADFGQYFLNSVFYTVVGVFFVVLISSLAAYAFARLEFFGKNVLFYMLIATLLIPIPGVFVPLYLLLKSLGLLDSRLGLLLCYISNGLAFAIFLIKGFFDDLPKEIEEAALIDGCSRFGIYWRIALPLAKPALATIVIMNSLTIWNEFLLALVVLQDKAKMPIQRGLMVFQGTFITDYPLLMAGLTIATIPIVIVYLLMQKHIVKGIAAGALKG
- a CDS encoding HAD family phosphatase encodes the protein MSVKVLVFDLGKVIFDYDLFKFVSAFSKKASKKGEDIKKFIFEYGDLAISLENGKINSLQFYERLAETTHYVGSYNEFSVIWNDIFTPIPGTIEILAKIAKKYKLAILSNTNELHFKYLKSMYPQIFLLFSDFHLSYRMNARKPDDKIYEEVIKYYGITAQQLFFTDDLLINIEAAKKCGIRAYQFITPANLTADLKRENIEI
- a CDS encoding peptide chain release factor-like protein, coding for MIDFGMRTSKQKELKSKFAKLGINESDIEEKFIRSSGKGGQNVNKVATAVFLKHIPTGVEVKYHRERTQLLNRFLARRLLAEKVEELILGIKSAKQKEIEKIKRQKRRRSKRAKEKILKEKNLIALKKQSREKVSFV
- the radC gene encoding DNA repair protein RadC, coding for MDTKKFKPHYFGHRSRMKDKFLASGFDNFADYEILEFALFFAIERIDTKPLAKELINKFGSLKQVLDANIDALISVPGLSKHGAIFLDFLKEMSAYYSYLEVKSPKSLSSPDLVVDYLITVLSSEKIEKFYMVMLDSGNKVIECKEIERGTVNKSIIMPRKIAEEALNNKASAVIIAHNHPGGTLKPSQNDIDATAAIKSALCTLDISILDHIIISGNKYFSFKEYNLL